The DNA segment GCCACTGATGCTCATTAGATCAATTTTCATGTCGTTCACATCCATAGGAATTTTACCAATTGCTTGCGCAGCATCTGTGTGGAAGAAAACTTTACGTGCACGGCAGATCTCACctgtaataaaaacataaaagcatgaaagaaaaacacattatcTCATCTAATTGTTACAATTCCAAAAACTCCAATAAAGCATCAGTTTATAGCAGGGACTAATTCTGAGAtgacaaaggaagaaatgtgcATTTCACATCTCTTTTACACTACATCAAAGTGTTCTAGCTGGTGCCTAGCTGGGCACCGTTTTAGGTAGGTCAGCAGGTAACACTACAGTGAATTTCTTCAGTTGAATAGTTAAAAGGTCTTCTGAGAAGTGGAATTGTTTCCAAACCCACACCTATCAAAGCACAGCCCTGTTTAAGTATAAACGGCCAAACAGGACACCTAAGTTTCCCCAGATGACTCCACAGCtggacaaaattaaaattttcacattgattctttttcttctcactgtcAGTCCAGTACAAGCTAGCCTTACTTGCATGCTCATTCTTGCCAAGTGTTTTTATGCCATTTGCTCTATTTTCCAAGTTTTACAATACTCAGCTCCAAAACCATTCTCTGAACACATGCTGATGACCCACATCTGAACTGACTCAAGCCTGTTAATACCCTGAGGGACAAAATTATGTAATGTTCATAGGCAGTGAACTTAAATATTCGCTATTCTTGTCATCAAAAAACTCGTAACTCATCTTCCATAGAATCAATACTTTGCACAGATGCATTCCAGACTTCTCTGCACAGCAGATCTGGCCCCCTGTGGTCCAGCAGGAACAGCATTACTACTGCTAATATGCAGCCACAACCTTCACGAGGCTTACTCTGCAAGGCCTCAGTCCTGGCCTACTCAACTTGTTATCAAGGCATTATCAGAACACTGGCGTTTGAATGTGGGACAACTGTAATGGCCTTGAGAGCACAGGCACAGAATGAAAATAGAGTCCTCAAAGCTATAAACAATTAACTGATGGTCAATTACTTGTCTATAGTGAAGAAATATAACcttgaaaaccagaaaaatgcTGCCTTGAGCGCAATAAAggttaaagaggaaaaaaaaaacaaggcagcagTTAAGCAAGAGGAAAGACAGCTGCACAACAGGACAGCTGCCACAGCCTGGCAAAACAACCTGCCAGAATCATGCAGGACAGGCACCAAGGCCTAAAACCTGCCTACAAACTCAAACATCTTAAAAAAGGACATCTTTAATACGGCACAGGGAGGATGTTTTGGGGTCACTGTCACAGAAGCTGTTATCACACAATCAGAGTGGGATCCTGAGAGCTGCATcgaatcatagaatagcttgggttggaagggaccttaaagatcatctaattccaacccccctgccatagccagggatgccacccactagatcaggttgctcagggcctcatccaggctggccttgaacacctccagggatggggcatccacaacctctctgggcaacctgttcccaTGCCTCACCACCATtcagaacatttcagaaattacaATTCAGAACAACATGGGAAACAACGCAGCAACTCTATTACAAGACTATAATCATTACTGAATTTTATACAATTTTATGCTCATTCcccttttaaaatacttatttggaACAGCATATTACTTAGTCCTTAACTATATTACATCTAGTATTTTACATCAGCATGACTCTGtagcatttttctgtgaaaaaaaaataagtaaaatgaagcaaagcGCCATTAGCTATCCTCTGGAAGCAAGTGTCTACTTACCAATGTCATGAATTGGCTGCTTCACTCCTATTTCATTATTGACAGTCATTACAGAAACCAAACCCGTGTCTGGCTGGAAtgcagcctccagctcctgaTGAAATATTCAAGCAGACAGAAGTTATGactaaaagcagaagcaaaagatTCTTGAAGCACACATCCATTTTGCTAGCAAGTCTTAACCAGCCCCCTAGCTAGCACACAGTCAACAATCCCTGTGGCTTCTGACGAACAGTCCTGGTGACTGCTAAACATGTTTAACTAATCCACACGAACATGGGATACCTGCAGGAAGAGGAGTGTGACAAACTGCATTGCCGCATATCCTAACCATGGTACGCACAGAGCCACCTGACACGATCAAGTCAGCAAAAGTTTTTGCCACGTGTCTTGTATATTCCatgaactattattttttttttaagagttaaaCACCCACAAGCCATCTTAACCCACACCTAGACAAAGTTAGGCTGACTACAAAGGAATTGTACTATATACACAAAAGCATCACACAAAGGAGGAGTCTGCCAGCAAAGTTCTTATAAAACTTAATTAACACTTCTGTGCCTTCCAGCCTGATCACTCCCCTCCACCACATCCCCACAAACTCTCCCCAAGCCTGATGACAGGCCTACAAGCAAAACTGATGCTGACTTGTATTACAGGACACAACTGATGAAATAAGCATACACACTTCCAAATCCCAGGACTGCAGTCCTTATACCCAGAAGGGTCAATTGATGGACAGAAACCAGAAGGGAGATTCGCAATCATTGTGTTTGATGCCTTGGGCAGCTCAGGTCATGAAATTTCATCACTAACTCTTTTATCAAATCCCGCTCCACAGCAGCCACCCACAGGCTCTCCACAGGGTATGTGACAGTTCTACCTACATGGACACAACTGCCAGCAGATTGGGATGAGGGATGAACTCTGTTTGAGAAACATTTGGAGCACACGACAGAACAGAAGATcctgctacagccatcaaacATTTGACTGTGACTCTCCTTCTACGGTGTGCTATTTATCatcctttctctctttattaTTAAGGGGTCACACGGTCTTTTTCAGCACCAGTTTGAAGCAAAAAGATCTTCTATTTTCACCATCTGTCAGTAAATAACCTACCTTCAAATCTATCAGCCCATTTTTTTGAACAGGCAGATACGTGACACGAAAACCTTCTGCCTCTAAGGAGCGGCAAGAATCCAACACACACTTGTGCTCTGTTTGCGTAGTAATGATGTGCTTATTTCTGGATTTATAGAATCTTGCGACACCCTGTCAGGCACAATACATGAACAAGAAATTTGCTGTTACAACACTGAAGAGAGCAAGCTTTACATAAAATGCTCAAAAACAAGAAATTGCTATATCTATATTATATAAtatcaatattattattatcatatattgtatatattatattatcaTATCTATTAtcatattataatattataatatataatattatatttctgtatctatattataaaaattatgCAATCTTGACTGTGAAATGCACCGAGCTGTAATTCGTACTAGATACTTTCATGAGTACTCGTTGCACTAAAGCATCTCACTTCAAAAAAAAGCCTATGGAAATGCTAATAGATATAAATTCTTGACACTGCTTATTAACAGAAGCACTTTTCAGAAACTTGTTATGAGTCATATATAATGAGATGTCTGAACAACCACAGGCTCTAGATTAAAGGTTAAAACACAAACTAATCTTAGCAAAGAAAAGTTTGCAATCACCACCACTGTTTTGTTGTAAAGATTTAAATTATGTAAACAAAAGAGCTGTACTTGGTGCACATAAGTTAAGCGTATGTTTTACttccatgtaaaataaaatcgaataaataaaaaaaaaagccacacgAAGTAGTTTTGTTCAGACTCaatggaaatgcattttaaatcagCATCACAAAGGAAAACTAAACCCAAAGAATTTTAGAGTATCATTGGGCCAATGGTGGAACACTGAGGTGCTTTTTCAACACAAAGCAGCCCCTAACCccaaaaagaaaccaaaacattgACTATTATATACTGTCCTCAAAACCATGTCCTGTGtacagcctgaccctcccctgttgcagctccatgctgctctcttgggtcctgtcgctgtccccagggagcagagctcagtgcctgcccctctgctccccttggaAGGGAgctgcatcctcctcctctctgggctgaacaaaccaagggacctcagctgctcctcatacatcttgccctctacacccttcatcatctttgtagccctcctttggacactctgaCAGTTTTAAATCTTTCTCATACTGCGGCACCCAAAACcgcacacagtactcgaggtgaggccgcgccactgcagagcaaagcgggacaatcacctcccacTATCGGctcacagtgctgtgcttgatgcacctcaggatacagttggccctcctggctgccagggcacactgctgactcatgttcagcttgctgttaaccaaaacccccaggtccctttctgcggggctgctctccagcatctcatcccccagtctgtacatatagccagggttaccccttcccaggtgcagaatccagcacttgctcttgttaaacttcacaCTGTTGGTGATTGCTCAGCAACCtaatttgtccagatctctctgcaaggcttcACTGCCCTAGACGGAGTTAACAGCTCCACTCAATTTGGTATCGTCTGCAAACTTGTTCAAAAAACCTTTGAGTCCTTCATccaaataatttatgaaaacactgaagaggacTGGTTTAATTTGTTGAAAGATGTGCACAGTTCTTAACAGTTTTAACAAAATATCTATCAGCATAAACCTTTTACCTTAATTGCCATGTTATTTGATTCTGTAGCACCACTAGTAAAGATAATTTCTCTTGAATCAGCTCCTATTAAATCCGCAACTTGCTGTTGAACAAGACACGCAAATTTGATTTGTTATTATAAAATGCAACAAATTCACCATACCATAACACagtcaaaatgttttcaagaataCACTTTAGAGTCTCAGAAGGGTCACAACTAGCATCTAACAAAGTTATGCTACGATACAATAATCTCCATTAATGCAAAATACACAAGAAGCTCATAATCATTATTAGCAATGGCATTAAGCATTAGCCTGTCATAAATTAACGTAAACATTAAGTacacaaaaaaacagtacaTACTGCTTCCAAACTAAATATCAAAAACACTTATAAAAGACCAGGAGAATGAGGAAATTAgtccccttcctgcagcagcacactcATGATCCAAAATTCTGAGGCATCTTTGCCTGAGGTATTGCTTTCTGCCATTTCAAATTGCTCTGATGtcactccttttcctttcaataaATCTGCCAAAGAATAGCTCAACACAGAGGAAAGGAAGTTGCCCAATCCAGCCTGCAGACGACTAACTCACACACACGgctttatcacagaatcatcatCGCTTTTGATCGTCTTTTGGCACCAGATGCCCTCGCCAGCAGGAAAACCACCGGCTGCGTGGAGCCACCACTCACCTGCCTGGCCTTCTCCACGGCGGCCTCGCTCTCCCAGCCGTAGGCGTGGGTCCGGGAGTGTGGGTTGCCGTAGTAGGCTGTCAGGTAGGGCAGCATGCTGTCCAGGACCCTGGGATCCTGCAGGACACAAACTGCTCAGCACCAAGGAGCAAACAAAACGCATTTCTTcaaacaaacacagcagaaagaggGATTTCTGAGAAGAAGCAGGAGGTGTCACAAAGCATGACACCAACCAGGGCACGGGACAGCGCTGGGCCGGGGAGGCAAAGCCGGGCCGGGGAGGGGACGAGGGCTCGGCGGGAGGAGGACGGCGCCGGCCTCGCAAACCGCAGCGGCAGGGCCCGAGCACGCACCAGCGGGGTGGTGGCCTGGACGTCCATGTAGAGCGGCCGCAGGGCGCCGTCGCCATCGCCGCTTGGCCCTGGGGATGagggtcccggtcccggtcccggtctCGCCGCCACCGAGAgccgccgggggccgggggccgcccTCAGGGCCGCCAGGCGCCGCCACAGCAGCATGGCCGAGGGGGCTGTGCCGGGACACACCGGGCCCTGCCCGCCCCTTCCGCCCACGTCCCCGGCAGCGACGGAAGCGGAGAGCGGAGAGGGCGGCGGCGAGGTacgggcagggccgggccgggccgcgggggTCGGGGCTGGGGTCGGGGCCGCCGTGAGGTGACTGCGGCGCGGGCCCGGGGGTGGGGGACGAAGCGGGGCCGCGCcggtgccaggagctgcccggGGCGCGAACGCTGACGGGGGGCTCCCAGGGGAGCGGGGCTCGGGGAACGGAGTGACGAAACCCCGAAAAGTGagggaaagacagaaggaaaaaaaacggGAACCACAGCGCCTGCGGTGCGGGCAGGGCCCCGGAGCAAGCCCCCTGCGCCCCGCTGTGGTGGATCTGTCGGGCTGGGCCGCTGGACGCCGCCACAGCCCCCTGAGTGCCCCTGCTcgggaggagaggaaaaggaaagaaacaactgacgggctgagataaggatggTTGAattgaagggaaaataattactAGGGGAAGTTTATTAatgattaaataatttaactaaaggggaaaaagagaaaggggaaaaggaaaaagcaaggaaacaaacaaaaaacgagCAAAGGCcgtgtggaagtgcagaggaaagaaattcctctctgcttcccaccaaggagcgatgcttgaccacgtccttgcAGCAGGGCCTCAGTGCATGTAGCCATTATTTGGGAGGACAGACGTTTTCACAACAggagcccacccctcccctcttcttcctctttccaccttttattgctgagtgtggaTTTGGTGCTTGGACcgttcagtggataaggaatgGGCCTGAAGGCCATACCCAGAGTGGTGCTCAACGGCTCCGTgcccaggtggaggctggtgacgagcggtgtccctcaggggtctgtcccTAGGACCGGTGCTGTTTCATATCTTTATCAACCACATAGACAGGGGGATCGAGTGCATGCTCAGCAAGCTTGCAGATAAcgccaagctgagtggtgtggttCATACcacagaaggccaactgcatcctgctgcatcttgggctgcatcaaaagaggagaGGATAACAGGTGGAAGGAGGTGATCGTGCCCctttgctctgcccttgtgaggccccacttggagtcctGCATCTTGgtctggggccccagcacaaaaaaagaCGTAGACCTgttagagcgagtccagaggagggctacaaagatgatcagagggctggagcacctcttctatgaagaaggctgagagagctggggttgttcagcgTAGataagagaaggctccagggagacctaATCACAACCTTTTAGTACTTAAAGGAgtcttataaaaagatggagaaggagtCTTTACTTAGGTAGGtaatgataagacaagggggaaagatcttaaactaaaagaagggagatttagactagtggttaggaggaaattcttcaccctcagagggtggtgaggcactggaacaggatgcccagagaagctgtggcatTCCCTGGAGGctttcaaggccaggctggatggggctttggccaacctgatctagtgggtggcatccctgcccatggcagggcatctggagttagatgatctttaaggccccttccaacccgagccattctatgattccatgaccTCACAGTTGCCGCTTTCCAGCCCAGTTTGGTTATAGAAGTGTGTGGGGCATGGCAGTAAAtccatctctgttttttcttgtatgtgtgctttgttttctagATGCCTGTGACCGTGGGCCCGTACGGGCAATCACAGCCCAGCTGCTTTGACAGAGTAAAGATGGGTTTCATGATGGGCTTTGCTGTGGGCATGGCAGCAGGAGCGCTGTTTGGCACGTTTTCCTGCCTCAGGTATGCCACAGAAACGGCTCCCATGGACAGGGCACGACAGCCGCAGCCAGGGAGAAATGTTTCCTGCTCTGGGCTAGGATGGGAGGCGCAGGTCTGGTTCTTATTTGTCACAGAGATGAAACTTCCCGTGGATAAAGTTGGCCTGTTCTGGGATGGACAGGTACCACCCATAACTGTGTACAAGTGGATCACAGTTAGGCAGACCTTTCCCTGCCACTCGTGGTGGAGGTTGTTTTGGGAAGCACTGCTGAGCTGTCAAAATGCTGCTCCAAGAGGAGCTGGGTGAATTCTCAGTGCAGATCCACATGTAGCCATGTCTTAGCTCTCAGGCTTGTCTGAGGTACCCTGCAGGCTCTCAGGTGTCTGTGCCATGTTGGCTTGGGCATCCTGCACCCATGC comes from the Aythya fuligula isolate bAytFul2 chromosome 16, bAytFul2.pri, whole genome shotgun sequence genome and includes:
- the NFS1 gene encoding cysteine desulfurase, mitochondrial, with amino-acid sequence MLLWRRLAALRAAPGPRRLSVAARPGPGPGPSSPGPSGDGDGALRPLYMDVQATTPLDPRVLDSMLPYLTAYYGNPHSRTHAYGWESEAAVEKARQQVADLIGADSREIIFTSGATESNNMAIKGVARFYKSRNKHIITTQTEHKCVLDSCRSLEAEGFRVTYLPVQKNGLIDLKELEAAFQPDTGLVSVMTVNNEIGVKQPIHDIGEICRARKVFFHTDAAQAIGKIPMDVNDMKIDLMSISGHKIYGPKGVGAVYVRRRPRVRLEPLQSGGGQERGLRSGTVPTPLAVGLGAACEVAQQEMEYDHKRISQLAERLVTKIMSEVPDVVMNGDKEHRYPGCINLSFAYVEGESLLMALKDVALSSGSACTSASLEPSYVLRAIGTDEDLAHSSIRFGIGRFTTEEEVDYTVQKCIQHVKRLREMSPLWEMVQDGIDLKSIKWTQH
- the ROMO1 gene encoding reactive oxygen species modulator 1, coding for MPVTVGPYGQSQPSCFDRVKMGFMMGFAVGMAAGALFGTFSCLRIGMRGRELMGGVGKTMMQSGGTFGTFMAIGMGIRC